The DNA sequence CCAGAtcaacggcggcggcggcggcggaaggACGGCGAGCGTGCCGAATCAGAAGAAGACGTGCATGTGCTCTCCGACGACGCACCCCGGATCGTTCCGGTGCTCACTGCACAAGAACTCGAGATCCAACGCCCAGCATCATTCCGCGCCGTACAATTCGAGCAGGAGCTTGAATTTCAGGAGATCGGCGATGACGAATTCACTGGTGAGGATTGGCGGAGTGGAAGGCGACTTGGTGAGGAGAGCGCTCGCTGCTTTGATTAGGCCGTCTTCGCATCAAGTCAGACGCCGAGCCGATTTCAAACCGAGACCGAGTCGGCTGTCGAACGTGTCCAGAGCCGAGGATTCCTGAACTTGTTTTTCTAGTGGATCGAAGCAGCAACATTTGTTAAATCTGTTTTGGCTTTGGAGTTTATGGCAGAAAGTAACCGACGGAAGGgcttttgctattttttttttctattgaattTGTTCCCATATTTGAGGGGATCAAATCAGTAAAGATCGCGGCTTTTTGCTGTAAATAGATGAGAAGCATGGCGAGTTTTTGGTGTTAATGCGAAGGGACGACGAACAGAGATTATCCCTTCTACCTTCATTGGTCCGTAGAGATTGAATACAATTATGAGGATTCATCAGGGTTGATTTAGCCTCTAATCTGCACGTAAAGATGGTATCAGGCTAAGCGATTATATGTGCCGTCGTAAGTTTTTTCTCAAGGACGAGACGTGACATTGTTCTTGAACTGATCCTCCATCTGACATCGGAAACAGAGTGAGATCTTTGATGCTATAAAATTACAGGAGGAGGGCATTTTCCTTTGGTTTTGTCATGTCCAATGACCGTCGTTTTCGACCTTTCATAGCCCTCTATTAATAAAATTAAGATGGGTTTAGTGAAAGGTTGCCTTCTTTATTAAGCGTGCGAAGTATTCGTTAAAAAGATCCGACTGCATTGGGGAAGTTCCTGTTCCAGCAGAGGGGACAATCCTGCAggtttgtttgagaaaatggcCCTGTTAATCCGGGGAACACGGCGATACTGAACTGATGACCCTAAATTAGGGCTTTGCTTAGTGCTTTGTGTCTTCTGacacatttttttgaaaagagaatcAGCTTCGTGCCGTCTCTGTTCATGGCATTATATAGACGAATAAGCCTGTCCGGGAAAAAATCTGCACCAGAACAAGTTGGGGTCAGGCTACCAaagcatcccatttcacctccGTCTAATTTACCACCGCCTAAAAACGTCCTCTTGGATTAACTGATTGCAGTCTTCATAATTCGCGCATGATTTGATCGAATGGCTATCATTATTTTGGGGAAGAAAAGaggtttttgttttggtttttgggGGGCGGGGGTTTTTGATATCGGCACAAGATGGTAAAGAGTGGACttcaacaaagaaaaatcgTGAAGATTTTCAATGGTAATCCATGCTTGAATCCGAGATAATCTGCAGCAGAGATGCTTAATTTTGAATGTTGGGAGATTATGTAAGAATTTCTGTAATAGTTTAGAATTCAACTCAAGTAACAGACATTAAGCCGGAGATAAAAGTATTAAGTTGAAACTAATAGAGACTATGCTGTATGTACGGCACAAGTTCACTAGTGAGACGGGCACCTTCATTTTTTTACAGTTCACACCGCTTGACGTGAGCCCAAATTGACTATGTTCAGTATTGAGACAACAGAAATGAATTGGGCCTATACATTTGAAGGCCCTGAAGAATATTCCTTTCTTTGCTAGATTTATGTCATCCCTGCTCAATTTCTCAAGAGACTCCGAGCTTCTACAAAGACAACTTATTTCAAGTGCATCTGTGTTTATTAGATTCACCATCCCACGGAAAAAGGGTGTTCCTACACGAGCACTGTCCACAACACATGGATGTTCGGTGCAGTAATTGACTCTGTCAGAAGACTACATGGGTTGCTGGACACTGAAGAGTATGTATGTCCATTTGGACAAAGCTATAGCCATGCTGCATTATTAGGACACGGATTCCAAAGCAGCCTACACTCTTTATGCTGAACTTGGATTCGCTTTTGCAGGCTTTCTGTTATAGCCAAACCTCACATTGGGTCTTTGTCATATAGAGAGAAACTATGAGTTCACATCACATATGCGTGCATCCATATGGAAGTGTTAACGTTAAGTAGCTGTATTTTGGTATTCTGCAGCCGATAAATAGAAGATAAATCCGGTTAGTTTGGTTTGTTGATCAGAATCCGTAAGTGGCAACCTAATCCGAATAGGAAACCATATTTGCAACAAACCAAACAATTATGCTGCAATCACGTACTTGCATCACCGATTTTCGATGGATTTTGTTCTTCCTAATTATCATGAATATAATGTGATAACGAGCAGGGGACTAGTCTTTTGAAGGGCTCAAGCTCAACCGATTTAGTGCTGTGTGCAACACCAGGCTATGCCCTTACTACTACTATCATGCCAATGCCAAGATGAACTGATAGGGAACGCGGAAATTGGAGAAAACTCGGTATCATCTGAAATTCAAACTATGGCAGTATAAGTGCAGTTCATGGTTTTCACAGTGAGAAAGCACGACCAATCACATACAGCTCTGTTCTGTCTTACACGTAGCTAACGATATGATTTACATACAAAAAGCAGGGGAGACAATCTGATAGCTGATACAGAAGCTTGAATGATGAATTATGGGCACTCCCTCACGACCCCGCACTaaagagagattaaaaaaaaaaaaacagagataGAAGGTGTAAAGGATTGTGATCAAGCTAAATTGAAACACACAGGGACACACTATTAATTACCAAGACTCCTTTTTGGTGGAAGAACCAAAAACCCATCTCTCACCAACTtcaaaagagggaaaagaaattgaaacatTGAATTTTACCAAACCTGCAATAACTTCATGTTGGTTTCAGATCTTGGAACATTGTATCCCACCTGATCTCCTCAACACCATTTGACCAATACCCATCATCATCCACATCCGCTTTGTCTTCTTTGCTCAATGCATAGACCACTGGATAATCAATTGATGCACTTCCATTTGTTAGAAGCAGCCTTGGCGGCTCACTATTCGTATTGGCCAAGGTCAGCTTCCTGTTTCTCTTCAACATTGCACCTCTCCATTTAGTACTGTAAGTTGGCCTTGGAACCTCAACAAGTGCTGATTTCTCCTGATGAACCCATGTCCGGACATACTTGGTTAGATACCTCTTGGTCCTCTTGACCGCTACTAGGAGCCTCGAGATGGAGCGCGGTGAGAATCTCGACGACGACCCTCGCTTCTTCCTTGCAAGCTTGAGGATTTCTAGCCTGTGCTTGGCGATGGAGATCCCCATGCTCTGTAGGAACTCATGATCGAAGTAGCttatgtcttcttcttccagctCATTGTTGACAAAAACAAGGCCATACTCATAGACAAGAGAAGGGTCAAGGCCAGTTTTGGATAGCCAAGAGAACCAGTCCATGGCTGATTTGAGCAAAAGAGAAACAAGGGAGATGGTGCTACTGGGAATGCTGCTATATAGTAGAGAACCGGCCGGGAGAGGGGGTGAATTTGCTGGGGAGTTATGATCTTTTGGCTTTTGAGGGATAGCTTTGGTTTTATTGATTGAATTTGGATGTTAGTTGGGACTTTGAGAGTGacttgagaaaaagaaagggggtGTGGGGTATTGTTCATAGTCATGTTCCCCTCCAAAAACAGGTCATGTGCTATCAAATTCTGTAGGAGTGAGGCCTAAGAAAATCCTCACTGAAATCCAATTGCCCATCAATTATGGCATGGTGAAAGCCATcaccccaccaaaaaaaagaaaaaagaaaaagaaaagccagtatcaaaagagcaaaagaacaaCTTGGTGGGTCTCCCCAATTATACTAGCTTTGTCTCATGGACAATTCCGGGTATGTGTGGACTGAATGGGCTGATGACTCTGGATAGTGACTTCCAAGAGAGCGAAACCGGATGACCCGCCAAATCGGTGCGTACTTGTCTGATGGAGATACTTAGCATTTGCTGTCATAACTTCAATGTGCCAATACCAGCCTCTCCGTGTCTCATGATGTTGAGTCTAAATTTTAACGCAAGTGCGGGGGGCATATTCGCTTCTGATTCAGCCTGAGTAGCGAATATCAGATCTCGATCTTGTTTGCTACGTGTACAATTAGTATCAGCTGGGAGAtaagctttcttcttttcttaactCGACCCTCCATACATATCCGGGTTCACGAAGGTACCCTTTTCTTCTACAAAGCTTTTGTCAAGTCTCGGTGGGCATTTCGAGTATGACTGATTCATGAAGAAGTTTGGAGATGTCGCAAGGATTCAAGCTATAATAATAGGCATATTGGTCACCGACCAATTTGcggaagcttttttttttcttttccaaagatTGATATCGGCCCTGGATGTACCCTTTTAGCAGATTGAGAATCTACTTTCTGAAAGAGAGCGCAAGGTGGAGATGAATTAGGACAATAGTATAATGCAAAGGGATTTGTTTGAATAGGAGGATCATCGCATCAAGTTCATGCCAGTTGCACCATCACTAGCACTAACTACTTGTCCTCAGGAGACTCTTTCTAAATCGGCGGACTGTCAATTCAGAATATGTATTCAACTGCAAAAAATGTTGATATTGGTGTATTGATCCGTCTATTATGGCCAGTCAGCGGTACTTTTTCATTCAATAGTATAATAAGAAACGataaaaggaaaaggttaaGCATGGCTCGTGCCCGGTCAAAAGTTGATAAAGAACTTGCCGTCTGCATCTTTTTTTGTGGCTGAAATACTTGACCATGTCTTtggaaaataatgagaaaactCAGTTTTGATTGAGACTTTCCAAGTGTCTGGCCTTTGTCAATCTATTCTCAGTTTCGACTGCGGTAAATCCTCGTCTAGAAGAAGCTCGTGAGGCACTAAAGGTATCGCTAATGACGGTAGGCGGCAGCAGCAACAACAAGAAGAGGATTTCTTCATGAACTTCTTTCAATCTGAAGATACTCAAAATGGGTTTGAATGGAACAGGACTGACTAGACGAGTAACGCTAGCATAGTCTTAGTCTTACTAGTGTTGACTTGCTGGACCAAACCCGATTTGAAAACACATCATGAATCGACTTAAAGCCTACACTGAATTATGTGGAAAAGTATAGGCATCTCATCTAATTAATGATTCCTAATTAGTGTCGACCGTCGCATTTACGATAACCCAAATCTAAATGATGTCCGTCTTCTTTTAGTAAGAATCTCAAGCACTCGCTTTATCTCAATATAAAGAATGATGgggattttgttttgtttcattTGCTCTTTTTGTTCTTACACAGCTGTAGCAAGGTTGGGAGTCAATTCTATACTCCATTACCAACTGCTTTTGTCACTTGAAGCATCGAAGCCCCATGCCTTTGGTCCTCACATGGCTCTCTATCAACTTAGGTtacggtttttttttcctttgtggaCTTGAAAAGGGCCTTCACATGACCAAACCCTCCTGGAACTATTCCCATGTGAAGAGATGTGCCCTCTTCAACACATTCATTTGAGCACTTACCTTTTAGAATCGAAGCCATTATCCGAAGCAAGTACATGGGGCGATTCGTGAGCACCGCCCGTGTTGTTAAAAGAGATAAAATTAGATGCGAACAAAATAATCTCATGGATCGAGTTAAGACGTCGTTACAAACTAGTCCCATCCCATCCGTGACATAGATAACATTAGACTCTTTGTAGGTTTTCCTATAGAGGAGTTCCTTTATTTAGGTTT is a window from the Rhodamnia argentea isolate NSW1041297 chromosome 8, ASM2092103v1, whole genome shotgun sequence genome containing:
- the LOC115738069 gene encoding uncharacterized protein LOC115738069; amino-acid sequence: MDWFSWLSKTGLDPSLVYEYGLVFVNNELEEEDISYFDHEFLQSMGISIAKHRLEILKLARKKRGSSSRFSPRSISRLLVAVKRTKRYLTKYVRTWVHQEKSALVEVPRPTYSTKWRGAMLKRNRKLTLANTNSEPPRLLLTNGSASIDYPVVYALSKEDKADVDDDGYWSNGVEEIRWDTMFQDLKPT
- the LOC115738067 gene encoding uncharacterized protein LOC115738067 — protein: MASSSRSKYRGHLCSTFHASSPPIASSSSSGFASSSSSFSARSSTFFSRGASPPRVRMSGHSSQSSPSVRFSIDRPTSPGRSISVRNQINGGGGGGRTASVPNQKKTCMCSPTTHPGSFRCSLHKNSRSNAQHHSAPYNSSRSLNFRRSAMTNSLVRIGGVEGDLVRRALAALIRPSSHQVRRRADFKPRPSRLSNVSRAEDS